Proteins encoded in a region of the Bubalus bubalis isolate 160015118507 breed Murrah chromosome 9, NDDB_SH_1, whole genome shotgun sequence genome:
- the NDUFA11 gene encoding NADH dehydrogenase [ubiquinone] 1 alpha subcomplex subunit 11, which translates to MAKTLLHQYWDIPEGTECHRKTYATTSIGGAAGLIVSAYSVALKTPTSFLEGVARTGRYTFTAAAIGAIFGLTSCISAQVREKPDDPLNYLIGGCAGGLTLGARTRSYGIGAAACAYMGLTAALVKMGQLEGWKVFAEPKV; encoded by the exons ATGGCTAAGACGCTTCTTCACCAGTACTGGGACATCCCCGAAGGCACCGAGTGCCACCGCAAGACCTACGCCACCACCAGTATCGGTGGTGCAGCTG GCCTCATTGTCTCTGCCTACAGCGTTGCCCTCAAAACCCCTACCTCCTTCTTGGAGGGAGTGGCAAGGACGGGACGGTACACATTCACCGCAG CCGCCATCGGAGCCATATTTGGCCTCACCTCCTGCATTAGCGCCCAGGTCCGCGAGAAGCCCGATGACCCTCTCAACTACCTCATCGGAGGCTGTGCCGGAGGCTTGACCCTGGGAGCGCGCA CCCGCAGCTATGGGATCGGAGCTGCTGCCTGTGCATACATGGGCTTGACGGCCGCACTGGTCAAGATGGGCCAGCTGGAGGGCTGGAAGGTGTTTGCAGAACCCAAGGTGTGA